A window of the Lolium perenne isolate Kyuss_39 chromosome 7, Kyuss_2.0, whole genome shotgun sequence genome harbors these coding sequences:
- the LOC127323768 gene encoding histone-lysine N-methyltransferase family member SUVH9-like, which produces MESPPPPPPQILLTPKPDPDAPPSPTPTTHTALIPKPEPDAPTALTPELYDIYRRDLEPSPDDHPHFALQLRHSQLQLDAASANLRLTAPNPQDHANLQVSIPLPPDAAAAATSSSATKKRNRAGEMVRVTSFTPQDHAHFRSIVRHARLTFEALRGIYHRQDNYDGARNRSDLRASSKMLSLGLWLYRNVRIVGPIPGVQVGDAFAYRAELCVVGLHCTPQAGICYIPASLVSEGHPVATSIVSSGGYLDDEDSGDVLVYTGSGGRQRNRVEHHADQTLQRGNLALHYSYHYGVEVRVIRCHACESSSSRKVYVYDGLYRVVSSTFGPGKSGRDVCKYKLLRLPDQEELGSKNWCLAKEIKDMVDSKVLPPGYISLDLSNGKEAFPVAVCNNVDQESSLLDFDYIAHPELPLSLEFSPAKRHKGCHCNTTCGSSCSCVRKNGGGPVYNEDGTLVRGRPIVYECGDLCDCTMSCLNRLTQREMKHRLEVFRSKETEWGVRTLDLIQPGAFVCEYSGDVVPSDVAMDEDSFIDPKRLPKRWREWGDASDALLDDNVSQFHHFREPSYVLDVSQRRNFASYISHSSSPNAFIQYVLRGNENESCPHLMVFAMDTIPPMRELSIDYGIDQQVGP; this is translated from the coding sequence ATggagtcgccgccgccgccgcccccgcagATCCTCCTCACCCCCAAGCCCGACCCCGATGCGCCCCCGTCCCCCACCCCCACCACCCACACTGCTCTCATCCCCAAGCCCGAACCCGACGCTCCCACCGCTCTCACCCCCGAGCTCTACGATATCTACCGCCGGGACCTCGAGCCCTCCCCTGACGACCACCCGCACTTCGCCCTCCAACTCCGCCACTCACAGCTCCAACTCGACGCCGCCTCCGCCAATCTCCGCCTCACCGCGCCCAATCCCCAAGACCATGCCAACCTACAGGTATCCATTCCCCTGCcccccgacgccgccgccgccgccacctcttcCTCCGCCACCAAGAAACGCAACCGCGCCGGTGAGATGGTGCGCGTCACCTCCTTCACGCCTCAAGACCACGCCCACTTCCGCTCCATCGTCCGCCACGCGCGCCTCACCTTCGAGGCGCTCCGCGGAATCTACCACCGCCAGGACAACTACGACGGCGCCCGCAACCGCTCCGACCTGCGCGCCTCCAGCAAGATGCTCTCCCTCGGCCTCTGGCTCTACCGCAACGTGCGCATCGTCGGCCCCATCCCCGGCGTCCAGGTCGGGGACGCCTTCGCCTACCGCGCCGAGCTCTGCGTCGTCGGCCTCCACTGCACCCCGCAGGCCGGCATATGCTACATCCCCGCCAGCCTCGTCAGCGAGGGCCACCCCGTCGCCACCAGCATCGTCTCCTCCGGCGGCTACctcgacgacgaggacagcggcgACGTCCTCGTCTACACCGGCAGCGGCGGCCGCCAGCGCAACCGCGTCGAGCACCACGCCGACCAGACGCTCCAGCGCGGCAACCTCGCCCTCCACTACAGCTACCATTACGGCGTCGAGGTGCGCGTCATCCGCTGCCACGCCTGCGAATCCAGCTCCAGCCGCAAGGTCTATGTCTACGACGGCCTCTACAGGGTCGTCAGCTCCACCTTTGGTCCCGGCAAATCTGGCCGCGATGTCTGCAAGTACAAGCTCCTGCGCCTCCCTGACCAGGAGGAACTCGGCAGCAAGAACTGGTGTTTGGCCAAGGAAATCAAGGACATGGTCGACAGCAAAGTCCTCCCACCAGGCTACATCTCACTGGACCTATCAAATGGCAAGGAGGCCTTCCCTGTCGCCGTCTGCAACAATGTGGACCAAGAGAGTTCTCTTCTTGACTTTGACTACATTGCACACCCTGAATTGccattgtccctcgagttctcgcCGGCGAAGAGGCACAAGGGCTGTCATTGTAACACAACATGTGGATCCAGCTGCAGCTGCGTGAGGAAGAACGGTGGAGGCCCGGTGTACAATGAGGATGGCACCCTTGTCAGGGGAAGGCCAATAGTGTATGAGTGTGGTGATCTTTGTGATTGCACAATGAGTTGCTTGAACCGGTTGACCCAGCGAGAAATGAAGCACCGGCTGGAGGTGTTCCGGTCCAAGGAGACGGAGTGGGGTGTCAGGACACTGGACTTGATACAGCCTGGTGCTTTTGTATGCGAGTACAGTGGAGATGTGGTGCCCAGCGATGTGGCCATGGATGAGGACAGCTTCATCGATCCAAAGAGGCTGCCCAAGAGATGGAGAGAGTGGGGAGACGCCTCTGATGCGCTTCTGGATGACAACGTATCTCAATTCCACCATTTCAGAGAGCCAAGTTATGTACTTGACGTGTCTCAAAGGAGGAATTTCGCTAGCTACATTAGCCACAGCAGCTCTCCCAATGCCTTCATCCAATATGTTCTCCGTGGCAATGAAAATGAATCATGCCCTCACCTGATGGTTTTTGCCATGGATACCATCCCACCGATGAGGGAGCTGAGCATCGATTACGGCATTGATCAGCAAGTAGGTCCCTGA